A region from the Aerosakkonema funiforme FACHB-1375 genome encodes:
- the ispF gene encoding 2-C-methyl-D-erythritol 2,4-cyclodiphosphate synthase, with amino-acid sequence MNIRIGNGYDIHRLIEGRRLILGGVEIAHELGLLGHSDADVLTHAIMDAMLGALSLGDIGHYFPPTDEKWAGADSLMLLSQVNQLVLDKGWQIGNIDSVVVAERPKLKPYITKMRDRLASVLNLDCDRIGIKATTNEKLGPVGREEGIAAYAVVLLTQG; translated from the coding sequence ATGAACATCAGAATTGGCAATGGCTATGATATCCACCGACTGATTGAGGGGCGTCGTTTGATTTTGGGAGGTGTAGAAATTGCCCACGAATTAGGTTTGCTGGGGCATAGCGATGCGGATGTGCTGACTCACGCAATTATGGATGCGATGCTGGGGGCGCTGAGTTTGGGGGATATCGGTCATTATTTTCCGCCCACAGATGAGAAATGGGCTGGCGCTGATAGTTTGATGTTGCTGAGTCAGGTGAATCAATTAGTGTTAGATAAAGGTTGGCAGATCGGCAATATTGACTCGGTAGTGGTGGCGGAACGTCCGAAACTGAAACCTTATATTACCAAAATGCGCGATCGTCTCGCCAGCGTTCTCAACTTAGACTGCGATCGCATCGGAATCAAAGCTACCACAAACGAAAAATTAGGGCCAGTCGGTAGGGAAGAAGGAATTGCAGCTTATGCTGTTGTTTTGCTGACTCAAGGATGA
- a CDS encoding PIN domain-containing protein translates to MILYVETNFPMSIATGRDPEASTLLLSTPASVRLVIPSVCYMEALSALDADLKARRRFNNELDIRLSDARRNLSSQYARSLGFHLEQARIENKKLTDEVKESLFEALTQLARKAESIALSGETLQASLRQNIAEDPTDDLILQCILDHARLYPAEVKVFLSGNSNDFDTQSVREALRNAGVENYFNRTQNFLNWLQLQ, encoded by the coding sequence ATGATACTTTACGTCGAAACTAATTTCCCGATGAGTATTGCGACAGGACGCGACCCCGAAGCAAGCACTTTGTTACTAAGTACGCCAGCATCAGTTCGTCTGGTAATACCAAGCGTTTGCTATATGGAAGCTTTGTCAGCTTTGGACGCAGATTTAAAGGCACGCAGACGTTTTAATAACGAATTGGATATTCGGCTGAGCGATGCACGCCGAAATTTGTCTTCGCAATACGCTCGCTCTCTCGGTTTCCATTTAGAACAAGCTCGCATTGAGAATAAGAAATTGACAGATGAAGTCAAAGAAAGTTTGTTTGAGGCGTTAACCCAACTGGCAAGAAAAGCAGAGTCGATCGCGCTAAGTGGTGAAACTTTACAAGCAAGTTTGAGACAAAATATCGCTGAAGATCCTACAGACGATTTGATTCTGCAATGTATCCTTGACCATGCACGCTTGTATCCCGCCGAAGTAAAAGTGTTTCTCAGTGGCAATAGCAACGACTTTGATACGCAGTCAGTGCGCGAGGCTTTACGCAATGCTGGTGTAGAAAATTATTTCAACCGCACGCAAAATTTTCTAAATTGGCTACAGTTACAGTAA